A genome region from Fusarium musae strain F31 chromosome 5, whole genome shotgun sequence includes the following:
- a CDS encoding hypothetical protein (EggNog:ENOG41~CAZy:PL4) yields the protein MAFLSLKSLALAAGLISHALAELTTAENSTHISLSNIRFAIVLAKSSGHIIDATLDGQDLLGPLSGNSGKGPYIDCSCIPTGFWTPGSTADLRLVKGTDSTGTKYGGIIMSDTYKPTNQTLSQYFFLRGEETGLHTFTRLTYFNASKPFLRDLGELRTLFRPNTKLWTHFSTSEGNYGPLPDASGALTVQDATWYVGNKTDDPYVEQYSDYWTKYNLSESWRNHDVHGQFSDGSTSADGSTFGAWLVHNTRETYYGGPLHSDLVVDGIVYNYIVSGHHGAPMPNITHGFDRTWGPQFYYFNKGDKDAALADLRADAAKYADPEWNAKFYDSIAQYVPNYIPSSRRTTYSGKVKLPKGAKRPIIVLSENKQDFQLNVFSTKSLQYWAEIDESGGFSIPQVVDGVYRVTIYADDVFGWYIRDDISISKSHNKGSFTWKEENAGKELWRIGTPDKSSGEYLHGYAPDTSKPLRPEQYRIYWAKYDFVEDFPKGVSFHVGKDQEAEDLNYVHWSFIAAKGNHLRSENYYDNVNNWTITFDLTKPQLKNVKTATFTVQLAGVRTGNGNAKWTPVNDRFNSDLPWTISVNGGYEDTWVIPYWRSGSCAVRSAVACQNIEHKFEFPAERLRVGKNEFVLSLPFNASSVETALLPDTLYVQYDALRLEVK from the coding sequence ATGGCGTTCCTCTCGTTGAAGTCGTTAGCTTTGGCCGCTGGGCTAATCAGCCATGCTTTAGCCGAATTGACCACTGCTGAGAACTCTACCCACATCTCCCTCTCCAACATACGCTTCGCAATTGTTCTCGCCAAGTCTAGTGGACACATCATCGATGCTACACTCGATGGTCAAGATCTTCTCGGACCGCTGAGCGGGAATAGCGGCAAGGGTCCATATATTGACTGCTCTTGTATCCCAACTGGTTTCTGGACACCTGGTAGCACCGCAGATCTCCGCCTCGTTAAAGGTACTGATTCTACTGGAACGAAGTATGGCGGCATTATTATGAGCGACACCTACAAGCCGACCAACCAGACTCTGTCGCAGTACTTCTTCCTCAGGGGTGAGGAAACAGGTCTGCATACGTTTACTCGTCTTACCTACTTCAATGCGTCGAAGCCATTCTTGCGAGACCTCGGTGAATTGCGTACACTGTTCAGGCCAAATACCAAGCTTTGGACTCATTTTTCCACCAGTGAGGGAAACTATGGTCCTTTGCCTGATGCTTCGGGTGCTTTGACAGTCCAAGATGCTACTTGGTATGTCGGCAATAAAACCGATGATCCGTACGTTGAGCAATACTCCGACTACTGGACAAAGTACAATCTCTCGGAGAGTTGGCGCAACCATGATGTCCACGGCCAGTTCAGCGATGGCTCTACCAGTGCAGATGGAAGTACATTCGGTGCATGGCTTGTTCACAATACGCGAGAGACATACTATGGCGGTCCATTGCACTCTGATCTCGTTGTTGACGGTATCGTGTATAATTACATCGTATCTGGCCATCATGGCGCGCCAATGCCAAACATCACTCATGGTTTTGATCGGACCTGGGGTCCTCAGTTCTACTACTTCAACAAAGGCGATAAAGACGCAGCACTTGCCGATCTTAGAGCTGATGCCGCCAAGTACGCAGATCCAGAGTGGAATGCAAAGTTCTATGACAGCATTGCCCAATATGTTCCTAATTATATCCCGTCATCGAGGCGAACTACTTACAGTGGCAAAGTGAAGCTTCCTAAGGGCGCAAAAAGGCCGATCATTGTTCTTTCAGAGAACAAGCAAGACTTCCAGCTCAATGTGTTCAGTACAAAGTCACTTCAATATTGggctgagattgatgagtCTGGTGGCTTCAGCATTCCTCAGGTCGTGGACGGAGTGTATAGAGTCACCATCTACGCTGATGACGTCTTTGGATGGTACATTAGAGACGACATTAGCATTTCCAAATCCCACAACAAAGGCAGCTTCACCTGGAAAGAGGAGAACGCTGGCAAAGAGCTCTGGCGTATTGGTACACCTGACAAGTCTTCAGGCGAGTATCTACACGGATACGCCCCTGATACTTCAAAGCCTCTTCGGCCCGAGCAATACCGCATTTACTGGGCCAAATACGACTTTGTCGAAGATTTCCCCAAGGGCGTCAGCTTCCACGTCGGAAAGGATCAAGAAGCCGAAGATCTCAACTACGTTCACTGGTCCTTCATCGCCGCAAAAGGAAACCATCTCCGATCAGAGAATTATTACGACAACGTCAACAACTGGACCATAACATTCGACCTAACGAAACCACAACTCAAAAACGTCAAGACCGCAACTTTCACAGTGCAACTCGCCGGCGTACGCACCGGCAACGGTAACGCGAAGTGGACGCCCGTCAACGATCGCTTCAATAGTGACTTACCCTGGACTATTAGCGTGAACGGCGGGTATGAGGATACATGGGTGATTCCGTACTGGCGAAGCGGCTCGTGTGCTGTTCGTAGTGCGGTTGCGTGTCAGAACATTGAGCACAAGTTTGAGTTTCCGGCTGAGAGGCTGAGAGTGGGGAAGAATGAGTTTGTGTTGAGTTTGCCGTTTAATGCTTCTAGTGTTGAGACGGCGCTATTGCCTGATACTCTTTATGTGCAGTATGATGCGTTGAGGTTGGAGGTTAAGTAG
- a CDS encoding hypothetical protein (EggNog:ENOG41): MKPPQSKQGPPTNSSDPAPPYTEIASPPPYPEVPSAEYLNEMFRYFYLRDWKDSWKATLADFLAKNENYTFELHDDGKNLRIMLPSAYYKSMELEELRKMQR; encoded by the exons ATGAAACCTCCTCAGTCCAAACAAGGACCGCCAACAAATTCTAGCGACCCAGCGCCGCCATATACAGAGATCGCATCACCCCCTCCATATCCTGAAGTCCCATCTGCAGAATATCTCAACGAGATGTTCAGATACTTCTACCTTCGCGACTGGAAGGATAGCTGGAAGGCCACTCTTGCCGATTTCCTTGCCAAGAATGAAAATTACACGTTTGAGCTTCACGACGATGGTAAAAATCTTCGCATCATGCTACCCAGCGCTTACTACAAGTCGATGGAACTTGAAGAGCTTCGGAAG ATGCAGCGGTAA
- a CDS encoding hypothetical protein (EggNog:ENOG41), translating to MGAMTAKKFREWSERWNEDFRHYYFVKQNNGYYSSLCQFASKYKGKYEVNFDNVKETLLIVLPKDDYYHKDVKTQKAIRNELERAISKEMPRYWMKDEAKHREMEDRFTREVEEYYQEEEAEVQRRGKR from the coding sequence ATGGGTGCAATGACTGCCAAGAAATTCCGAGAATGGTCTGAAAGATGGAACGAAGACTTCAGACACTACTACTTCGTTAAACAGAACAATGGTTATTATTCATCATTATGCCAATTTGCTTCGAAGTATAAAGGCAAATATGAAGTCAACTTCGACAATGTGAAGGAGACTCTGCTCATTGTATTGCCCAAGGACGATTACTATCACAAAGACGTAAAGACTCAAAAAGCAATCAGAAATGAGCTTGAGAGAGCTATATCAAAGGAAATGCCTCGCTATTGGATGAAGGATGAGGCGAAACACCGAGAAATGGAAGATCGCTTTACACGTGAGGTGGAAGAGTACTaccaagaggaagaggccgaAGTCCAGAGACGAGGGAAAAGATGA
- a CDS encoding hypothetical protein (EggNog:ENOG41): MYRKVESTILITSTTNPTPQDHTIEAFTMAIQYVHNFFRRDPSRPPNDKRLDRFVKKSQGQYQAKFLDEEKKFLQITRAFVESNSVEDTIDDVFKAMRKRGLKKYWRRKLTVTGCHPDRVEVNLADLEDWEI; encoded by the coding sequence ATGTATCGCAAAGTCGAGAGCACGATCCTCATCACATCCACCACAAATCCAACGCCCCAGGACCACACTATCGAGGCTTTCACAATGGCGATTCAGTACGTACACAATTTCTTTCGTCGGGATCCGAGCCGTCCACCCAACGACAAGAGGCTCGACCGCTTCGTTAAAAAGTCACAAGGACAGTACCAAGCCAAGTTTctggatgaagagaagaagttcCTTCAAATCACGCGGGCTTTTGTAGAGAGCAACAGCGTGGAGGATACAATCGACGACGTTTTCAAGGCGATGAGAAAGAGAGGGTTGAAGAAATACTGGCGGCGAAAGCTCACTGTGACTGGCTGCCATCCAGATCGTGTCGAGGTTAACCTTGCGGACCTGGAGGATTGGGAGATTTGA
- a CDS encoding hypothetical protein (CAZy:AA3), whose amino-acid sequence MLVKLHLWFSLAAAAVAAPSKDTYDYIVVGGGTAGVAVAARLSEGLPYANILLIEAGPAVDNEPKINIPGMKGSTLGTKYDWNFTTVPQAGANNRVWPINRGKVLGGSSALNLMTYDRAAVAEYDAWEALGNPGWNWKTMIKAMMKSETFTGKNTATYGSKGVGDSGPVKAVVNRIIPKHQESWIPTLNKLGVRKNLESLGGNPLGVMYQPSSIDPSNYNRSYSANAYTEISGSNLEILADTIVAKINVSGPAAKKKAIATGVTLQDGTYVKARREVILSAGSIQSPGLLEQSGIGSKSVLSAAGIKQIIDLPGVGENLQDHLRVMTSYQLKPEFLSFDALRSNATFAAEQLALWNTGKRSLYDYTGSAYTFSTWKQALGNDAKLVSLAKDAAGKDASKVDKKKLDFLKDTSVPQVEVIFSDGYTGVKGYPAATSPLFGKGFVTLIGVVMHPLSRGSVHINPSDPAGKPTINPNYLSNSHDVEAVLQTVKYNRKIANTEPMRSIWVDEYEPGLDVKTDEQLKDYVLRTTLSIFHPSGTCAMLPKADGGVVDAKLKVYGTENLRVVDASVIPLLISAHIQTAVYGIAEIAAELIIKDAK is encoded by the exons ATGCTTGTCAAGTTGCATTTGTGGTTTAGccttgctgcagctgcagtaGCGGCTCCGTCAAAGGACACCTACGATTAT ATCGTCGTCGGAGGTGGCACAGCTGGTGTCGCAGTCGCTGCCCGTCTCAGCGAAGGCCTCCCATACGCCAACATTCTCCTCATCGAAGCCGGCCCCGCTGTCGACAATGAACCAAAGATCAACATCCCCGGTATGAAGGGCTCGACCCTCGGCACCAAGTACGATTGGAACTTTACGACTGTTCCTCAGGCGGGCGCGAATAATAGAGTTTGGCCGATCAACCGGGGTAAGGTCTTGGGCGGGAGCTCGGCTCTTAATCTCATGACCTATGATCGTGCTGCAGTCGCTGAATACGATGCTTGGGAGGCGCTTGGTAACCCGGGTTGGAACTGGAAGACAATGATcaaggcgatgatgaagtctgAGACATTTACTGGCAAGAACACTGCGACGTACGGTTCAAAGGGCGTTGGCGACAGCGGCCCCGTCAAGGCTGTCGTCAATCGGATCATCCCCAAGCATCAAGAGTCTTGGATTCCAACTCTCAATAAGCTCGGAGTTCGCAAGAATCTCGAGTCGCTGGGTGGCAACCCTCTTGGTGTCATGTACCAGCCCAGCAGCATTGATCCCTCGAACTACAACCGCTCTTACAGCGCCAACGCCTACACGGAAATCTCGGGTTCTAACCTTGAGATTCTTGCCGACACCATCgtcgccaagatcaacgtCTCTGGCCCTgctgcgaagaagaaggccatcgCTACTGGCGTGACTCTCCAGGATGGAACCTATGTCAAAGCGCGTCGTGAAGTCATCCTCTCTGCTGGTTCAATTCAGAGCCCTGGTCTTCTCGAGCAATCTGGCATCGGAAGTAAATCGGTCCTTTCTGCCGCTGGTATCAAGCAGATCATCGATCTACCTGGCGTTGGAGAAAATCTTCAGGATCATCTCCGCGTCATGACTTCATACCAACTCAAGCCTGAATTCCTCTCATTCGACGCCCTTCGAAGCAATGCTACCTTTGCGGCTGAGCAGCTTGCTCTCTGGAACACTGGCAAGCGCTCTCTGTACGACTACACCGGCAGCGCATACACTTTCTCAACATGGAAGCAAGCTCTCGGTAACGATGCCAAGTTGGTGTCGCTTGCCAAAGACGCTGCTGGTAAGGATGCTAGCaaggttgacaagaagaagttggaCTTCCTCAAAGACACCTCTGTTCCTCAGGTCGAGGTCATTTTCTCTGATGGTTACACTGGAGTAAAGGGCTATCCCGCCGCCACATCTCCCCTCTTCGGCAAGGGCTTCGTCACTCTCATCGGTGTAGTGATGCATCCTCTCAGCCGCGGCAGCGTGCACATCAATCCCTCTGACCCAGCCGGCAAACCCACCATCAATCCCAACTACCTCAGCAACTCTCACGATGTCGAAGCTGTCCTCCAAACAGTCAAGTACAACCGAAAGATTGCAAACACCGAACCCATGCGCTCAATCTGGGTGGACGAGTATGAACCTGGTCTGGATGTCAAGACTGATGAGCAGCTCAAGGATTATGTTTTGAGAACGACGCTTAGCATTTTCCATCCTAGCGGTACTTGCGCTATGCTTCCTAAGGCGgatggtggtgttgttgatgctaaGCTCAAGGTTTATGGGACGGAGAATCTtcgtgttgttgatgctagTGTTATTCCTCTGTTGATCTCGGCGCATATTCAGACTGCGGTTTATGGCATTGCTGAGATTGCTGCTGAGCTTATCATCAAGGATGCGAAATGA